One Helianthus annuus cultivar XRQ/B chromosome 7, HanXRQr2.0-SUNRISE, whole genome shotgun sequence genomic region harbors:
- the LOC110944025 gene encoding zinc finger MYM-type protein 5-like, protein MGRQCHNRKISDVLLNLDAAEGLVRLQDPVTEEMIRDNNSDEPLKVDDLSSDDPLNVDEYNSDEPLNVDEHNSDEPLNVDENNSDEPLNANENNSDEHLNANENNSDEHLNVDETINLDNPTEWTVINTNLRDLLVEKGQVKIYDYDFPKDEYSRNFSSSFYMQKMANGKKYERKWLPYSIKLDRVFCFCCKLFDVNSCKSKLAKGGSKDWRNMNDKLKKHESSKEHIMNMSKWFELESRLAKNNTIDKETQILINKDKEHWKDVLKRIIGVVKNF, encoded by the exons ATGGGCCGACAATGCCATAATCGGAAAATTTCCGACGTACTTCTTAATTTGGATGCAGCAGAGGGTCTAGTCCGTCTCCAGGATCCGGTGACAGAGGAGATGATCAGAG ATAACAATAGTGATGAACCGTTAAAAGTGGATGACCTTAGTAGCGATGATCCTTTAAATGTTGATGAATATAATAGCGATGAACCTTTAAATGTGGATGAGCATAATAGTGATGAACCTTTAAATGTTGATGAAAATAATAGTGATGAACCTTTGAATGCTAATGAAAATAATAGTGATGAACATTTGAATGCTAATGAAAATAATAGTGATGAACATTTGAATGTAGACGAAACTATAAATTTAGATAATCCAACTGAATGGACTGTTATTAATACTAATTTAAGAGATTTGCTTGTAGAAAAGGGACAGGTAAAGATTTATGATTATGATTTTCCAAAAGATGAATATTCTAGAAACTTTAGCTCTTCTTTTTATATGCAAAAAATGGCAAATGGGAAAAAGTACGAAAGAAAATGGTTGCCTTACTCAATAAAGTTAGATAGGGTATTTTGTTTTTGTTGCAAATTATTTGATGTGAATTCTTGTAAAAGTAAATTAGCAAAAGGAGGTAGTAAGGATTGGAGAAATATGAATGATAAACTAAAAAAGCATGAATCAAGTAAAGAACATATTATGAATATGAGCAAATGGTTCGAGTTAGAATCAAGATTAGCGAAAAATAATACAATTGATAAAGAAACTCAAATTCTTATAAATAAAGATAAGGAACATTGGAAAGATGTACTTAAAAGAATTATTGGCGTTGTAAAAAACTTTTAG